The sequence TGCCGGTGTAGTGAAGAATCCCAAGCGCAATGTGCCGATTGCCACTGTCGGGGGCGTGCTGATTGCTGCCGTCTGCTACCTCCTCTCCAGTAGCGCCATCATGGGTATGATTCCTAATGCGGAGTTACGTGTTTCAGCATCACCTTTTGGTGATGCGGCACGTCTTGCCTTAGGGGACACCGCTGGCGCAATAGTTTCACTCTGTGCGGCAATAGGTTGCTTAGGCTCGCTAGGGGGCTGGACACTGGTTGCCGGGCAAACGGCTAAAGCGGCCGCTGATGATGGATTATTCCCGCCGATATTTGGGAAGGTTAATCAGTCCGGGACACCGGTTGCAGGGCTGCTGATCCTGGGGGTTCTGATGACGATCTTCCAAATCAGCAGTATCTCGCCCAATGCCGCTAAAGAGTTTGGTTTAGTCTCTTCTGTCTCCGTTATTTTTACGTTAGTTCCCTATTTGTATACCTGCGCCGCGTTATTGCTGGTGGGGCATGGTCATTTAGGATCAAGAGCAAACACCTATGTCGGCATTACACTGATCGCTTTTGTCTATTGTATTTGGGCTGTCGTCGGTTCGGGGGCAGAAGAGGTGATGTGGTCATTCGTCACTCTAATGGTTATCACTGCCCTATACACATTCAATTATAACCGTACCCATAAAAACCCATTCCCACTCGACTCCTCTGCTAGGAGTTCTTCGTAATCATGGGGTTACCTGCTAATTGATTGGGCATCATTGTTATGATGCGATAATCATAGCGAATAAGGACCAATACGATGATTGACTTAAGTAGCCACAAAAAACGTAACGTTTTAGTCGTCGACAGTAATATTCGTGATTTCAATACGGCTAATGGTCGGGCGGTGAATGAACTTATTATTGCGTTGGATGATATCAACTTCAATGTCATTGCTGCCGCGACATTTGAAGATGGCCGGGCAACAGTGGTGTCGGATGCTTCATTGTGCTGTATTTTTGTCGATTGGACTTCCGGTGGTAACGATGATGAATCCCACAGCCAGGCATTTGCTCTGTTGCAAGATATTCGCCACCGTAATAAATCTATTCCGGTGTTATTGATGGCGGAGCATTCATGTATTGATAGCCTGAACTTAGATACCATGAAGCTGGTCAATGAGTTTGTCTGGATGCATGAAGATACAGCTGAGTTTATTGCTGCCCGCGCCAATGCATTGATTAGCAAATATTATCAGCAGTTATTCCCCCCCTTTACCAAAGCCCTGTTGCAGTACACGCAAGATAATCCTGAATACTCCTGGGCCGCACCGGGCCATCAGGGGGGAGTGGCGTTCAGTAAGAGTGCCGTGGGGCGTGAGTTTCTGGATTTCTTTGGCGAAAATCTGTTTCGTTCAGATACCGGGATCGAGCGGGCATCATTGGGTTCGTTACTTGACCACAGCGGGCCAATAAAAGAGTCCGAGGCCTATGCGGCACAAATCTTTGGTGCACATATCAGTTACTCAATGCTCAATGGCACTTCCGGTTCTAACCGCGCCATTATGACGGCGGTGGTGGGTGATAAGCAGATCGCGTTATGTGACCGTAACTGCCATAAGTCCATTGAGCAGGGGTTGGTGTTAACCGGGGCATTACCAGTATTTTTTATCCCAACCCGCAACCGTTATGGCATTATTGGCCCTATTCCCAAAGCCCAATTTCAGCCCGCCGCCATTACCGAGAGAGTTGCGCAGAATCCGCTAAAGGCATTGATTTCAGAGGCTAAACCTGTCTATGCAGTGATCACCAATTGTACCTATGACGGCATGTGCTATAACGCGAAACAAGCACAAGATCTATTGGCCAAAAGTGTCGATCAGATTCATTTCGATGAGGCGTGGTATGCCTACGCGCGCTTTAATCCTCTTTACCGTGATCGTTTCGCCATGCGCGGCGCCCCCACAGATCATGATCCGCAGGGGCCGACTGTTTTTGCCACGCAATCAACACATAAATTGCTGGCAGCACTATCTCAAGCTTCTTATATTCACGTGAGAAATGGTAAAAAACCCATTGAGCACTCACGTTTTAATGAATCCTATATGTTGCAATCCACCACCTCGCCGCTCTACGCCATTATTGCCGCCAATGAAGTGGGAGCGGCGATGATGGAGGGGGATCAAGGCCGGGCGTTAACGCAAGAGGTTATTGATGAAGCGGTCGATTTTCGCTTAGCGCTAGCACGCGCCCATGACGCTTTTGCCCAACAAGGTGAGTGGTTCTTTAAACCCTGGAATGCGCCGGAGATCACGGAGCGTAAAAGTGGTAAGCGGGTTCCTTTTGCACAAGCGTCAAGAGAGCAGTTAACCACCGATCCTGGCTGCTGGGTGCTCAAACCCGGTGAGTCGTGGCATGGTTTTGATCAATTGGAGGATGATTGGTGCATGCTTGATCCCATCAAGGCTGGGATTATGGTGCCGGGCATGGGGGATGATGGCAGATTGCTTGCCGAGGGGATCCCCGCGGCGGTGGTGACGGAATTCCTCGGGCAGCGGGGGATTGTGCCTTCGCGAACCACTGACTTTATGGTGTTGTGCCTGTTTTCGGTTGGGGTGACCAAAGGGAAGTGGGGCACGCTAATCAATGTACTGCTGGAGTTCAAGCAGCACTATGACAGCAATACGCCAGTATCGACCTGTCTGCCTAATCTGGCTAAAGGTTATCCGCAGCAATATGGGCATATTGGTCTGAAACAGCTGTGTGACACCATGTTTGCTTATATGAAAACCAGTGAGATGGATAAGTTGCAGGCGCAGGCATTCGGTCATTTACCCACTCCGGTAACCTTACCGCGTCAGGCTTTTCAAGAACATATGGCTGGGCGTTGTGAGTTGCTACCACTAGACAAGTTGGCAGAGCGCATCTCTGCTGTCGGCGTCATTCCTTACCCTCCGGGTATTCCTATTGTGATGCCGGGGGAGAGTTTTGGGCGCGATGATGAGCCGTGGTTGCGCTACATCCGAAGCCTTGCTGATTGGGGCCGGCATTTCCCCGGATTCGAGAAGATTTTGGAAGGTTCCGAGCAGAAAGATGGGTGCTACTCTATCTGGGTGTTGAAGCAGTCGTTGTGACTGTGTTTGATTATTAATCACAGGGGAGTGATTATACCCTGTGATTAATGGGTGCTACGGGGACTCTTGACCATTGTTGGATAAGCCCGCAGGGCCGATATCAGACAGTGGGGAGGATTCTGTGGTTTCAGTTTCATGTGGCGTGGTTGAACGGGTATAAATGTTCAGCCCGGCCAGAAAAACGCCACCTAATGAACTCAGAGCCATTATCGCAATCAGGATAATGAGTGCTTTTCTTAGCATAATTATTTTCACTTTTATCTAACCAACGGGAATTATAGCCTGTTCACTCAATGAAACAACTGTGTTGCACTCTTGATGCGAAAAGATTAACGCGACTTAAACAGAAATTTCCCCAGCGTGACCAATACCACCGCAGAAACAATCACGGCTAATGCACACCATTCAGTGGTCGATAAACTTTCACCGGCAAAGCCGATACCCAGCAACACAGCAACTACCGGATTCACATAAGCGTAGCTGGTTGCCACCGCCGGACGGACACTCTTCAGCAAATACATATAGGCGCTGATGGCGAGCATTGAGCCGAAAACAATCAAATAAAGTAATGAAAGAATGCCGCTCATACTTGGCATTTGATTTAGCTCTTCGCCACTTAATGTACTGGCAACTAACAGCACCACCCCGGCAACCAACATCTGTGCCGCGCCGGACATCGCACCACTTGGCAATGCCAGACGTGAACTCCAGACCGAGCCAAATGCCCAGCTAGCAGAAGCGAGCAATATCAGGGCCGCACCCATTGGGTTACCCAATAAGTTGCTGCCGGTATTTAGCAGTATGATGCCGACCAGACCGAGAGCAATCCCAGACCACTCCAGTTTTGTATTGCGCATACCCCATAACATGCTGAAACATAAAGTGAATAGTGGTACGGTGGCGACCATGACGGCGGCAATGCCGGAAGGGACGTGCTGGTGTTCGGCGATGGTAACTAGCCCATTGCCGATGGCCAATAATAAGATGCCGATGGCACTGGCACCCATCCATTGACGTAACGTGGGTAGAGCATGGCCTCGAATGGCAAGGAAACTGAACAGTAACACTCCGGCGATCAGGTAGCGTAAGCCCGCCATCATCAGCGGTGGCCAGCTCTCCACCCCGATGCGGATGACCAGATAAGTTGAACCCCAAACGAAATATAGGGTGAAGAGTGAACCGACCAGCAACCACAGATTACGGCTATTTTGCTTTAGCATAGTTATTCAATAGGAAAAGGGCAGTAAAACAGAGATGCATCAGTAAACATGAGAACAGTGTTGGTTAGCAAAGGTTTTTATCGTTTTTTTATGTTTTAAATTTTCGCCTAAATTTTACGCTAAAACAGGGGGTTATTCTTGAAATTGGTGGCGATTGGCTTCATAAGCAGTGACAAAATCTATCTTTCCCATGAAAGCTAAAAATGCTTCAGGCATGATGCATAAAGTTAGATCCCTATTTTAGGTATGGTTTTTGCCGTTATTTCTGATTATCAGACAAGGTGAA comes from Yersinia bercovieri ATCC 43970 and encodes:
- the yedA gene encoding drug/metabolite exporter YedA, which encodes MLKQNSRNLWLLVGSLFTLYFVWGSTYLVIRIGVESWPPLMMAGLRYLIAGVLLFSFLAIRGHALPTLRQWMGASAIGILLLAIGNGLVTIAEHQHVPSGIAAVMVATVPLFTLCFSMLWGMRNTKLEWSGIALGLVGIILLNTGSNLLGNPMGAALILLASASWAFGSVWSSRLALPSGAMSGAAQMLVAGVVLLVASTLSGEELNQMPSMSGILSLLYLIVFGSMLAISAYMYLLKSVRPAVATSYAYVNPVVAVLLGIGFAGESLSTTEWCALAVIVSAVVLVTLGKFLFKSR
- the adiC gene encoding arginine/agmatine antiporter; the protein is MSTDDQKVGLIPVTLMVAGNIMGSGVFLLPASLASTGGIAIWGWLVTIIGALALSMVYAKMSSLDDSPGGSYAYARRAFGPFLGYQTNVLYWLACWIGNIAMVVIGVGYLSYFFPILKEPMVLTITCVVVLWIFVGLNIVGPKMITRVQAIATSLALIPIVGIALFGWFWFKGEIYMAAWNVSGLGTFGAIQSTLNVTLWSFIGVETASVAAGVVKNPKRNVPIATVGGVLIAAVCYLLSSSAIMGMIPNAELRVSASPFGDAARLALGDTAGAIVSLCAAIGCLGSLGGWTLVAGQTAKAAADDGLFPPIFGKVNQSGTPVAGLLILGVLMTIFQISSISPNAAKEFGLVSSVSVIFTLVPYLYTCAALLLVGHGHLGSRANTYVGITLIAFVYCIWAVVGSGAEEVMWSFVTLMVITALYTFNYNRTHKNPFPLDSSARSSS
- a CDS encoding Orn/Lys/Arg decarboxylase N-terminal domain-containing protein, whose translation is MIDLSSHKKRNVLVVDSNIRDFNTANGRAVNELIIALDDINFNVIAAATFEDGRATVVSDASLCCIFVDWTSGGNDDESHSQAFALLQDIRHRNKSIPVLLMAEHSCIDSLNLDTMKLVNEFVWMHEDTAEFIAARANALISKYYQQLFPPFTKALLQYTQDNPEYSWAAPGHQGGVAFSKSAVGREFLDFFGENLFRSDTGIERASLGSLLDHSGPIKESEAYAAQIFGAHISYSMLNGTSGSNRAIMTAVVGDKQIALCDRNCHKSIEQGLVLTGALPVFFIPTRNRYGIIGPIPKAQFQPAAITERVAQNPLKALISEAKPVYAVITNCTYDGMCYNAKQAQDLLAKSVDQIHFDEAWYAYARFNPLYRDRFAMRGAPTDHDPQGPTVFATQSTHKLLAALSQASYIHVRNGKKPIEHSRFNESYMLQSTTSPLYAIIAANEVGAAMMEGDQGRALTQEVIDEAVDFRLALARAHDAFAQQGEWFFKPWNAPEITERKSGKRVPFAQASREQLTTDPGCWVLKPGESWHGFDQLEDDWCMLDPIKAGIMVPGMGDDGRLLAEGIPAAVVTEFLGQRGIVPSRTTDFMVLCLFSVGVTKGKWGTLINVLLEFKQHYDSNTPVSTCLPNLAKGYPQQYGHIGLKQLCDTMFAYMKTSEMDKLQAQAFGHLPTPVTLPRQAFQEHMAGRCELLPLDKLAERISAVGVIPYPPGIPIVMPGESFGRDDEPWLRYIRSLADWGRHFPGFEKILEGSEQKDGCYSIWVLKQSL